One region of Suncus etruscus isolate mSunEtr1 chromosome 5, mSunEtr1.pri.cur, whole genome shotgun sequence genomic DNA includes:
- the LOC126009349 gene encoding LOW QUALITY PROTEIN: glyceraldehyde-3-phosphate dehydrogenase-like (The sequence of the model RefSeq protein was modified relative to this genomic sequence to represent the inferred CDS: inserted 1 base in 1 codon), whose protein sequence is MAYLFQFNSTHDKLKGIVKAENGKLVINGKPIFNFQERDAANSKWGEVGAQYIVESMGVLTTLEKAGAHLKGGAKKVIITAPSADAPMFVMGVNHEKYDNSLQIVSNASCTTNCLAPLAKVIHDNFGIMEGLITTVHAVTTTQKTVDEPFGKQWRDDRRESQNIIPAAATGASKAVCQVXPELKWKLMGMAFHVPIPKVSVVDLTCCLEKAATYEYIKKAIKNAARGPFKGILGYTNEQVISSNFNSHTHSSTFDAEAGISLSDHFVKLISWYNNEYDYSSRVVDLMVYMASKE, encoded by the exons ATGGCCTATTTGTTCCAGTTTAATTCCACCCATGACAAGTTAAAGGGCATAGTTAAGGCAGAGAATGGGAAGCTCGTCATCAATGGAAAACCCATTTTCAATTTCCAGGAGCGAGATGCTGCCAACAGCAAATGGGGTGAGGTGGGTGCTCAGTACATAGTGGAGTCTATGGGGGTCTTAACCACCTTGGAGAAGGCTGGCGCTCACCTGAAGGGTGGTGCCAAAAAGGTCATCATCACCGCCCCTTCTGCAGATGCCCCTATGTTTGTGATGGGCGTCAACCATGAGAAGTATGACAACTCTCTGCAGATTGTCAGCAATGCCTCCTGCACCACCAACTGCTTGGCCCCCTTGGCCAAGGTCATCCATGACAACTTCGGCATCATGGAGGGGCTCATAACCACAGTCCACGCTGTCACCACCACCCAGAAGACCGTGGATGAACCCTTTGGAAAGCAGTGGCGTGATGACCGAAGGGAGTCTCAGAACATCATTCCTGCTGCTGCCACCGGGGCATCCAAGGCTGTGTGCCAGG ATCCGGAGCTGAAATGGAAACTTATGGGCATGGCATTCCATGTCCCTATTCCCAAGGTGTCAGTCGTGGATCTGACCTGCTGCCTGGAGAAAGCAGCTACATATGAGTATATCAAGAAGGCCATCAAGAATGCTGCCAGGGGGCCCTTCAAAGGCATCCTGGGCTACACCAATGAACAGGTTATCTCCTCCAACTTTAATAGCCACACCCACTCCTCCACTTTTGATGCTGAAGCTGGGATTTCTCTCAGTGATCACTTTGTCAAGCTTATTTCCTGGTACAACAATGAGTATGACTATAGCAGCAGAGTCGTGGACTTAATGGTCTACATGGCCTCCAAGGAGTAA
- the LOC126009214 gene encoding folate receptor alpha-like has translation MARGVTPQLLFLLVWGTMVQAAQPRTDLLNVCMNSKHHKEKPGPEDQLHQQCSPWKQNSCCSVNTSQEAHKDISYLYNFNWDHCPIKMTPKCKRHFIQDTCLYECSPNLGPWIQPVDQSWRKERILDVPLCKEDCELWWKDCQTSYTCKSNWHKGWNWTSGFNQCPVQAACHRFDFYFPTPADLCNEIWSHSYKVSNYSRGSGRCIQMWFDPAQGNPNEEVARFYADAMSGSELRGAPLLLGPTLVLLWLFL, from the coding sequence ATGGCCAGAGGGGTGACTCCACAGCTGCTATTCCTGCTTGTATGGGGGACCATGGTTCAAGCTGCGCAGCCCAGGACCGACCTTCTAAATGTCTGCATGAACTCCAAGCACCATAAGGAGAAGCCAGGCCCTGAAGACCAGCTGCACCAGCAGTGCAGTCCCTGGAAGCAAAACTCTTGTTGCTCCGTCAATACCAGCCAGGAAGCTCATAAGGATATTTCATACCTGTATAATTTTAATTGGGACCACTGTCCCATTAAGATGACACCAAAGTGCAAACGGCACTTCATCCAGGACACCTGCCTGTATGAGTGTTCTCCCAACCTGGGGCCCTGGATCCAGCCAGTTGACCAGAGCTGGCGCAAAGAAAGAATCCTGGATGTACCACTGTGCAAGGAAGATTGTGAGCTCTGGTGGAAGGATTGTCAAACTTCCTATACCTGCAAGAGCAACTGGCACAAGGGCTGGAACTGGACCTCAGGCTTTAACCAGTGTCCAGTGCAAGCCGCTTGCCATCGCTTCGATTTCTATTTCCCTACCCCAGCTGACCTATGCAATGAGATTTGGAGTCACTCCTACAAGGTCAGCAATTATAGCCGAGGCAGTGGCCGCTGCATCCAGATGTGGTTTGACCCAGCCCAGGGCAACCCCAATGAAGAGGTGGCCAGGTTCTATGCTGACGCCATGAGTGGATCTGAGCTTCGTGGAGCCCCTCTTTTGCTTGGCCCCACCTTGGTGCTACTCTggttgtttctttga